The Nostoc cf. commune SO-36 genomic sequence GAGACAATTGACGATAAGCAAATTAAAAACTTAGTAAGCTTAAGACAACAGTCAGGTATGAATCGGATCAGTAAAATTAACTTTGTTCCGAAGAGTGACATACTAGCTATTAGTGGAGAAAATGATGCTGTAAAACTCTGGAAAATTGAGAAGAATGCACCTGTAGCAACGCAGCTTTTAGATCCTTTCAAAATAGATCCTATTAAAAGGCATAGCGATGAAATTACCAGCGTGAGTATTAGCCCTAATGGTAAGATGATTGCTTCAACCAGTAAAGATAAAACTCTTAAGCTCTGGAACATAGATGGTACTTTCATTAAAACAATACCTGAAGCCGATGAAGTCAATAGCGTTAGTTTTAGCCCTAATAGTGATATCATCGCCTCAGCTAGTGATAAAGATATCAAACTTCTTAGACGGGATAATGGCACATTAATCAAACCTCTTAAAGAGCATACTAATAGAGTCAACCGTGTAATTTTCAGCCATGATGGGAAAACAATTGCTTCAGCTAGCGAAGATCAAACTGTTAGACTCTGGAAGCTTGATGGCAGTTTTATTAAATCACTTAAAGAAAGCTACCCTGTCACTGATCTTAGTTTCAGCCGCGATGACAAGATGATTGCTTCAGCCACTAGAGAAACAATCAAGCTTTGGAGTGTTGACGATGGTGAAGTACTCAGTACTTACCAACGTTTCGGGAAAGGAGATGTAAATTTTAGTCCTGATGGTAATAGCATAGCTGCTACTGGTAATAACGCAGTTGCAGTGTGGGATTTTGATTTAGATAAACTCCTCAAGAAAAGTTGTAAGTTGGTGCAAAATTATCTAAAGAATAACCGAAGTGTAAATGAGAGCGATCGCAAGCTATGCGATGATATTCTTACTGATAAATCAAGTAATATTTCAACACCTGATCCTTGACTAATAATCGATTTCTTTCCATCCATGCATGGATGCTATGCCTTTTGTAACCCATTCGATCACAATTGGGGGAGCTTCTGATATCAAAATGCTAGGATAAACTGCTGCACCCCAATCGGGATGAACTAATACACGGCATTGATTTTTAATCACTGGATAGTTGAGCAAAGCTTTGACAACTGCTGTGTCATCGTGAGGGATTGCTCCGGGATGAGACAGCAAAGGGTAGCCTGTACGAGGATCGATCAGGTCTGTAAGATAGCCGCGATCGCGCAGATTAAATGCTAAATCGCAGCCAAATCTCATAAACTTTTCTCGTAAGCGTTCTTTCTCTGACTCTACTTCTGCTGTCTTTTCGATTAATTCATAACGCGATCGCTGTAAGACAATCACTACTCGTAAAAATGGCTGCCGTTTCCAATCTGGTAATATCCGTTCGCAGTTGGCACAGATATATTGACTGGGAGGATGAATTGAAATTTGAACCGCTTGTCCCGTTTCACCAACTAAATTAATGGGACAGGCTTGCTCCGAAGTGTAAACCTTGGGATAGTTCACTAAATTGATTCGGCTTATGCAAGTTTTTTAATTTAATCTCCGGTATAGATAATAGCTCTTAAAAGTTCCAAAAAATCATCAATTTTTTATAAAATGTTGCTTTTTTTGTAAGCAGTTGCTAATAATTTGATAATTTTAATCCGAATTTTATCCTTTATTAACCTGTTGTAACATGATTTGCTGCGATCGCTGTAGGCATTGGCATACATTCAGCATAGCGGGCTACGCCTACGCTCTTAATATCTCTTCGATCAAAATGCCAAAAAATAACTTCCATCTCAGAGAATTTGCAGTAGGGTTACACAGTTAGCTATGCAACCCTACGAGGATTCATATTCATCTGTGGTTAGTTGCTTTTTTCTGTACCTTACTTTTGCTGGAACCGTTATAAGCTATGCAGTCTACTTTCGATAGGACTCAATTAATTGAGTTTTAAAGAATTCACCGGCACTTCATCCCAAGAATTAACTGTCCGCAATTGCGCTACCCAACCTGCTGCCTTTTGCGTCTCGGTCAAATTATTCTGAAATGAATCATGGCAATCTTTGGCTTGAGATTCATTACAAGTCGCAATACAGGCATGAATCATCCCAGACGGATCAATTTGCTCGTTTACCCAAATAGTCATGAAATATTCCCTCAAAAACTGTAGCGAAAAAACCTATTCGTCATTTTAGAATACTATTAGAGCCAAAAAATGTAGAGCAAAATCGGTAACAATTAGTGAAGTAATCCCAATTACCGATTACTAATTTACATTATCCAGTTCCGCTTCATCTGGTAGGCAGATAAGATTTATCACCTCTTTCGTAGCGACGGCGGTAAAGTAATTCTAACTGTCCACCATATTCTTGAATCCAGGCAATCTGTCGCTGGTAGAGTCCCCGGAAGGTATTGGCAAATAAAAGTGTAAAGATTGCGACTACTAACCCTGATGCTGTCGATACTAAAGCTTCACTAATTCCAGATGTTACACCTGCTGTTTTAGTACCTCCCACATCTCCGATATTTAGAGAGGCAAAGGAGTTAATTAATCCTAAAACAGTGCCGAGAAGTCCCAACAGGGGCGCAAGACCAATAATTGTCTCAAAAATATTTTGGGAACGCTTGAGTAAGGGGATTTCGCCTTGGGCTTCACTTTCTAATGCCAAACGAAATTCCTCTGGTGTCGGCTCTTCCAATTCTAAAGCTGCTAAAAAAATTCGAGAAATAGGTAAGTCAGCATTTTTCTGCAACTTATCTAAAGCACCAACTACATTATCAAGACGATAAAGCTGTAGTACCTCTCGCACTACCTTATTTTGGCGATTATTGATCCTTACCCAAAAGATGATCCGTTCGATAATCAGCGCCACACCTAACAAAGAAAACCCCAGCAGAGGCCACATTACTATGCCACCTGCTATAAACAGATTACTAATTTCCATCTACTATTTTTTAACTCCCCAACAACGCTAGATTAACAGATCGTTGAGATGGAGCAGTTTAAGGCTGCATTGTAGTTACAGCAACTTTTGGGCTATCCTCAGTTTGGCCGATCGCGATCGCGGATTTTTCCCAATTTCCTCTTCTTGAGCAATAATCGGTTTTTTTGTCAATACCTTTAACAAAGGTGAATTTCTTAAACCATGTTTCACCGGGCGATCTTCCAAACTGTGAAAACTGATAATTGCAATTCTACCACCAGGGACAAGGGCATTTGGGGCTTTATCTAAAAAGGTTTCTAGTGATTTTAACTCATCGTTGACGACAATTCGCAGAGCTTGAAAAACGCGAGTTGCTGGGTGAATTCTCCCATAACGGTATTTTGGGGGAACAGAAGAAGCGATCGCATCAGCCAATTCTGTAGTCGTGTGTAACGGTCGGCGTTCTACAATACGACGAGCAATGCGCCGCGATAATCTCTCTTCACCGTACTTAAAGAAAATATCTGCTAATTCTGCCTCATCCCAATTATTAATCACATCAGCAGCAGTTAGCGATCGCCCCCGATCCATTCTCATATCCAAATTTGCAGCTTGGCGAAAGCTGAAACCTCGTTCTGCTTGGTCTAAATGGTAAGAACTTACCCCCAAATCGGCTAGGATACCATCGAAAGTGTTGGGGGGAAACTCGTAGTCAGCAAAATTGCTATAAATAAATTGTATGCGATCGCTAAACTCTGCTAATTCTTTCTTTGCAGCAGCTAAAGCGTCTTCATCTTGGTCAACTGCCGTTACCCGCACATCTTCAGCAGCTTCTAAAATTAGGCGACTGTGACCACCACCGCCTACTGTTACATCTAAATAATGTCCGCCTGGACGAACCGCCAAACCCTCAACTACCTCTCGTCCCAAAACGGAAATATGAGAAAAAGCTAGTTCTTCTAAATCTAACGGCGTTTGTGAATCTGATTTCATCTTTAATTTTATTATTGATAAATAAATGAGATGGACTAATTTCTTAGTATTGCTGCTATAGATTTAAACCGCGTGTATCTTAAAACCTGTAATTCTTCGGTGATGAAAAGGATTTGCCCTCGTCCCCCAACCTATCCCCCAGATTTAGGATTCGGGGAGCCAGAATTTCAAAGTCCCTCTCCCAAATATGGGAGAGGGATTTAGGGTGAGGGCAAAAACTAGGGTTCTCAACTTAGATGAGGTTTAATTATCTGATTTGTAAGAATTGGCTTTTTTAACGAACCACAGAGGCGAAGAGAACGCAGAGAAAATAAAATAGAGAAGATTCATGATTTAGGGCTGTCACACTGTAACAGGGCTGACAGTATGACAAGCACCCCATTTCTGCGCTGACACTACGCAATATTTTACTTAATCCTCCCAAAGTCTTGGCTCAGGAATACTATCTAAGTCCAAGTTTAACAGTGGCTCACTAAACACAACAGGTTTCCCTTCAGCGTTGAGAAAGTCGTCTTCATCCTTTAACAGTTGCTTCTTCAATTCATTACAAAATTCAATTTCATTTTTGATTTCAATATACTTTATTAAATTTTTTCGGATTATCTCCTTCCTCGCTACATTATCATCAGCATCTACTAAATTTTCACTGGTTCCTTCCAAAATACTTTCCTGTAAACGCTCTTTAAGAGCATTTCTTCTTTCATTTAGCCAATTTATTGTTGAGTGTACTTCTTCATGTATACTTTTCTGATTTTTCTCGTGCATCTAACAACCCCTAAATAATTAAAGCTTTTTTAACCTATAAATTTTACTACTGATGATACTTTAATCACATCTTCAGTACTGTGAGTGGGTCTGTTTATAAATATAAATATCTGTTGGCTGTATACGTACCATTCGCCTTAGACACTAACTTATACAAGATTGAACAGGATTTAACAACATCAAGATTTTAAATGGAAAAAGAGATTAGATGAAAAAAAACCTGTGCCTCAATCCCTTGCATATCAAGCTTCCCTATAATAATTGAAGAGGTGCAACGAAATTAAACAATTACAACACCTTCGCTGCTATCCTCTCTCCAACATAACCCTGTAGAGTCAAAATTATATAGATTGCCCCTACAAACCTCATTTTGGCAGACTAGATAAATCGGCTGTGGTTGGCATCTAGGCGGTTCAATTCAAAATTTTCACGAACGGAGAACACAAAATCTATGACCAGACTAGAAACCCGCACTGAACCAATGGTGCTAAACATGGGGCCACACCACCCCTCAATGCACGGGGTTCTGCGGCTAATCATGACTCTGGATGGCGAGGATGTTGTTGACTGTGAACCGGTCATCGGCTATTTGCACCGAGGAATGGAAAAAATCGCCGAGAACCGTACTAATGTAATGTATGTCCCTTACGTTAGTCGCTGGGACTACGCGGCGGGAATGTTCAACGAAGCCGTCACTGTCAACGCCCCAGAAAAACTTGCAGGTGTCGCTGTCCCCAAACGCGCTAGCTACATCCGCGTCATCATGCTGGAGTTGAACCGTATCGCTAACCACTTGCTGTGGTTTGGCCCCTTCCTCGCTGACGTAGGCGCTCAAACTCCCTTCTTCTACCAGTTCCGTGAGCGGGAGATGATTTATGATTTGTGGGAAGCTGCTACAGGTTATCGGATGGTGAATAACAACTACTTCCGCATTGGTGGGGTAGCAGCCGATTTACCTTACGGTTGGGTAGATAAGTGTCTGGAATTTTGCGAGTACTTATTACCCAAAATTGATGAGTACGAACGCTTAGTAACTGATAACCCCATCTTCCGGCGACGTGTTGAGGGACTTGGTACTATCACCCGTGAAGAAGCAATTAACTGGGGACTTTCTGGCCCAATGTTACGCGCATCTGGCGTGCAATGGGATTTGCGGAAAGTTGACCATTACGAATGCTACGACGATTTCGACTGGGATGTGCAGTGGGAAACCGCCGGGGATTGCTTTGCCCGTTACGTAGTGCGGATGCGGGAAATGCGCGAATCTGTGAAGATTATTCGCCAAGCAATTAAAGGACTTCCTGGCGGCCCTTACGAAAATCTGGAAGCCAAGCGTTTAGCCGCAGGTAAAAAATCCGAGTGGGACGCATTTGATTACCAATTCATTGGTAAAAAGGTTTCTCCCACTTTCAAGATGCCCAAGGGTGAAATCTACGCCCGTGTAGAAAGTGGTAAAGGTGAATTAGGAATTTATTTGGTTGGCGATGATAATGTCTTCCCTGCACGTTGGAAGATTCGCGCCGCAGATTTCAACAATCTCCAAATTGTTCCACATTTACTGCGCGGCATGAAGGTTGCAGATATTGTGGTTATTCTCGGTAGTGTTGACGTAATTATGGGGTCTGTGGATAGGTAAAAAATATCTATCCAAGTATTTTTTAGAGCAGTTGTATTACAGTGCAACTGCTCTATTTTTTTACAGTTCAGTTAAGTATTTCTAAAGTTGCATATTTGCGGAATGATTTTACTGTTTTTGTGGGATGGGCATCTTGCCATTTATGTCAACTTAAGTTGAAAGCCCTTTCAAATCTAGTTTCCAGCCCAGAGGCTGGAAATACAACTCAAAAGCGGCTCTGCCGCCAGCAAGGGAGGCAGCCCCAAGGACGGTATTCCCAGTCGGAGCAGGGGAACGAGAGAAGGAGGCAATATCTAAAAGCTAGTTATAGGCTGGCTTTCACGTTAAGTTGACACCAATGCCATCCCGCAAATATGCAACCCCTGATTTTGAATTCTTCTTTAACTCACATCCCGATTTTTGTTAACAACTTGGGTTTGGTAGTGACGCCATTTTTCTTGTTGACGCGCTCTTTTTTCCTCGGTAAGACTATCAAAACAATACGCACAAGAGATACCTTGCTCATACTTTGGAGATACCTTATCTTCTTCAGAAATTGGTCGCCCACAACAAAAACACCGCTCACAATTCCCTTCCTCTAACCCATGACTGACGGCTACCCGCTCGTCAAAAACAAAACATTCCCCTTCCCATAAACTTTCTTGTGCTGGAACTTCCTGCAAATACTTGAGAATGCCACCTTTGAGATGATAAACTTCTGAAAAGCCTTGGGCAAGCATGAAGGATGAGGCTTTTTCACAGCGAATGCCGCCTGTACAAAACAGAGCAACCTTTTTGTGTTTAGTTGGGTCAAGATGCTTTAGCACATAATCGGGGAACTCGCGGAATGATTCAGTTTGGGGATTTTCCGCTCCTTGGAAAGTACCGATATTCACCTCATAATCATTGCGGGTGTCAATCACGGTTACTTCTGGATTAGAAATTAAATCATTCCATTCCTGGGGACTGACATAGATGCCAACTTGCTCATTTGGGTCAATTTCAGGCAACCCCAAAGTAACAATTTCTTGCTTTAACCGTACCTTCATCCGCTCAAAGGGCGGGTTTTCGGTATAGGACTCTTTATATTCTAAGTCTGCTAAACGGGGGTCAGAACGCAGAAAACAGAGAACAGAGTCAATCGCCTGACGCGAACCCGCAATTGTACCATTAATGCCTTCTTGCGCCAACAAAATTGTCCCCTTAACACCTTGCCCTTGGCAGTAAGACAGCAGAGGATCTCGTTTCTCGGCAAAATCTGGCAATTTGACAAATTTATACAGTGCTGCCACAACTTGGATATTTTCTGGCTTCATCCTTTTGGTAATGGAACAATATAAGTTAGAATAACAAGGGCAATCAAAGTTACCTACTATTTTAATAGTATGGGGGTTTAGCTCAGTTGGTAGAGCGCCTGCTTTGCAAGCAGGATGTCAGCGGTTCGAGTCCGCTAACCTCCATTAAATGTAAGGGATTTGCAAAAAATAAATTATCCCAAATTATTTGAAGATTTGTAAGGGCGCAAGGTATTCTACCCCTACATTGGCGGAGCGTCCCGCAGGGATGGGATGTTTTTTAACTAAGTAGGTGGGTCTAAGCCTTCCCGCAGAGTACGAAGTGTTCGCGGAGCTTCTCTAAGAGTTCCGTTGCTACGCTTCACTTCGTTCCGCTCACAATGACATCTTAATATTTAATTGCGTCTACTTACTTAAAAGTCTCTAATTTATAGGAAGATGCGTAGCCTGCCGCAGGCTATGCCTAGGGTGTTGACTCTGTGCCTTTTTAGAAGTCAACAAATCATGCAAAATATGTGTAGTCATTGCGAGCAATGACATCTTAATATTTAATTGCGTCTACTTACTTAAAAGTCTCTAATTTATAGGAAGATGCGTAGCCTGCCGCAGGCTATGCCTAGGGTGTTGACTCTGTGCCTTTTTAGAAGTCAACAAATCATGCAAAATATGTGTAGTCATTGCGAGCTTTGCGAAGCAATCGCAAAATCTCTGGGATTGCTTCGCAAAGCTCGCAATGACACAAAAATAGTATGAGTCAAAAACGCCCAAATTTTCATCAAAGTCAACAGCCTAGGCTATGCCTACGGACATTTACATAAATCAAAGCCCCATCCCTTGATAGGGAATGCGGTTTTTTCCTTGGTAGGCAAGGAGTTAGGCGAGATCCAATACCATTTAACTTTAATAATGATACAAATATGCTGGTAAGGGCATGGCAATGCCATGCCCCTACGATAAATCTATGTGTAAGCTGTCGCGCATTTAACTTGACACCAATGGCAAGATGCCCACCCCACAAGAGATTCATTTTTTTGAGGATGCAAATTAAAAGATTTTTAGCTTATCAGGCTTTTCGTGAATTGGTATAAGTTAGTATTGCGTCCAATTGTCTCTGTTGAAAGCCGTACTTAGTTAGAGAAATCTCTACATATATAAAGAAAAGAAGTCAACTGTGACTTAACAGCACTAAGGTAATTTTGATCGTTCAAAGCTTGCGAAGGTAATTTTTTAGCACTGACAGCAGCCTTAACTAAATCTTCCGCAACAATATTTATAGTGATTGTCATTTGAATGAGTATGGGCGCACAGATGGGCGCTTTTAATTGTATGAGCAAAGGGGAAAATAGGGCGATTAAATATTGCTACAATAAGCATCTTAGTTAGCATCTCCAGAGCCAGTTAATTTTTATATAATTTAGGGGGTTGTTTGAAAAAGCGTCCATTAGGGTTAGTGGCAATTGTTCTTTATAAATCGTTTACTGCTTTTCTGCTTCTGGTTACTTCAATTGCTTTATTATTGACATTAAAAAATTATCAAACTCTAGAGGCTTTTTCAGAAAATTATGTTTTAGAAGGTAAATCAATAATCATTGATTTGCTTCTAAATAAAGTTCTTAATTTAAATCCTAGAACTCTGGCATTTAGCGGGATTGGAGCCGGAATATATGCTATTGTTACTATTATTGAAGCCATTGGTTTATGGTACGAAAAGCGTTGGGCACATCTTTTAGTATTGGGACTTGTTGGTATCAGTATTCCACTAGAGATTTATGAATTAATTCAGGGAATATCTGCTATAAAAATATTCATATTTTTGTTGAACTTAACAGTGTTTGGCTATTTATTACGAAATTTTCCTAAACATCCAAACTAATTTTTAATTCGCTACTTGAGTTCTATCCTTAGACAAGTAAAACTGAGCGATGTTTGACAACAAGAGGCTGCGGGTTTACGCAAAGCAAGACTTCACGTTGTACAATCGCTACAAATACAATCTGGAGAGCGACTTGCCTAGATCGATTCAGTCTACTCAACCACCACTAAAATTTATTCCCCAACGGTTGAACCCGTTGATACTCCAGATTGTTCGGTGGTTACTGCCGATCGCACTACGGTTTCGCACTCGCCCTTGGCTACAAGCTGGTATTGTCAAGGTTGAAGCGAAGAATGTTGAGGTATTAGCTGAACTTTATCAACAATTCCAGTCTGGAAAAATTCGCTTTCTGTTGGCATTTCGCCACCCAGAGGTGGAAGATCCCCTTTGTATGCTGTATTTGCTTTCCCGCATTGTGCCACAGATTGCTCGTCAGGAAGGTATTACATTACAATCTCTTGTTCACAGCTATTTTCTTTATGACCGGGGTATGACGGTTTGGGCTGGGAAGTGGCTGGGTTGGTTGTTTTCACTGATAGGAGGAGTACCGGTTCGTCGGGGTAAGCGAATAGATCGGCAAGCAATCCAAACTGCACGGGAGTTGTTTGCTAATGGCGAACTACCGATCGCAGTGGCACCAGAAGGCGGTACTAATGGTCATAGTGGTATTGTTAGCCCCTTAGAACCTGGTGTTGCTCAATTAGGGTTCTGGTGTGTAGAAGACTTACAAAAAGCTAATCGGACTGAGACTGTAATTATTGTACCGATCGCCATCCAGTATCGCTACGTTGAGCCACCTTGGTCTAAACTGGATTGGCTGTTGACTAAGTTGGAAGCTGATAGTGGTTTGGAAGTTAAGGAAATCGATTTGGGCGATGCCTGGGTTGGGCTACGCCGCGAAGAGATTTACTATCAACGCCTCTGTCACTTAGTTGAATATCTTATTACTGAGATGGAAGAGTTTTATCGTCGCTTCTATCATCAAGACATCCCAAAAACCATTTCAATTGATGAAAAACTACACCCACAAGGGGATGGAGTTTTTGGGCATGGGGAAGAGTCACCAATGCCCAATGCCCAATGCCCCAAGTCGGCGGGCGGTTATCCCTCTCCACCCACAAGGGGATTGAGTTTCCCGCCGACTTTCGATGAATCTGCTAGTCATAATCAGATATTAATTGCTCGACTCCATCGGTTACTAGATAAGTCTTTACAAGTTAGTGAGCAATATTTTGGCGTTCAAGCGCAGGGTAATTTTATCGATCGCTGTCGGCGCTTAGAAGAGGCTGGTTGGAATTACATTTATCGGGAAGATTTGCCAGATATCAATGGTTTACCAGCTTTCAAACGCGGTTTGGCAGACTGGATTGCCCAAGAAGCAGACTTGCGAATGCGACACATGCGGATAGTGGAAAGTTTTGTTGCAGTCACAGCTACTTATATTCAGGAACAACCGACAGCAGAACGGTTTGCAGAAACAGCCTTGCTTATATATGATATGCTTTCCCGAATTCAGGATACAACACTTCCGGGACGACCTCGGTTAGGTTTGCGACAGGCACAAATCACTGTGGGAGAGCCAATTTCAGTTACAGAACGCTCTCAAAACTGTCAAGGCGATCGCTTGGCAGCTAGAGAAGCTGTGAGCGATTTGACAAGAGATTTGCAGCTTGCTTTGGAAAAAATGATTGGTTGATTACCTGAATTATAAATTTTTGCTTTAGTTCTCAAATCGCTTGCACAAATATCAATCCTAATGCTGAC encodes the following:
- a CDS encoding methylmalonic aciduria and homocystinuria type D protein; this encodes MNYPKVYTSEQACPINLVGETGQAVQISIHPPSQYICANCERILPDWKRQPFLRVVIVLQRSRYELIEKTAEVESEKERLREKFMRFGCDLAFNLRDRGYLTDLIDPRTGYPLLSHPGAIPHDDTAVVKALLNYPVIKNQCRVLVHPDWGAAVYPSILISEAPPIVIEWVTKGIASMHGWKEIDY
- a CDS encoding glycogen debranching protein, whose product is MTIWVNEQIDPSGMIHACIATCNESQAKDCHDSFQNNLTETQKAAGWVAQLRTVNSWDEVPVNSLKLN
- a CDS encoding DUF2127 domain-containing protein — translated: MKKRPLGLVAIVLYKSFTAFLLLVTSIALLLTLKNYQTLEAFSENYVLEGKSIIIDLLLNKVLNLNPRTLAFSGIGAGIYAIVTIIEAIGLWYEKRWAHLLVLGLVGISIPLEIYELIQGISAIKIFIFLLNLTVFGYLLRNFPKHPN
- a CDS encoding MotA/TolQ/ExbB proton channel family protein, translating into MEISNLFIAGGIVMWPLLGFSLLGVALIIERIIFWVRINNRQNKVVREVLQLYRLDNVVGALDKLQKNADLPISRIFLAALELEEPTPEEFRLALESEAQGEIPLLKRSQNIFETIIGLAPLLGLLGTVLGLINSFASLNIGDVGGTKTAGVTSGISEALVSTASGLVVAIFTLLFANTFRGLYQRQIAWIQEYGGQLELLYRRRYERGDKSYLPTR
- a CDS encoding NAD(P)H-quinone oxidoreductase subunit H; the encoded protein is MTRLETRTEPMVLNMGPHHPSMHGVLRLIMTLDGEDVVDCEPVIGYLHRGMEKIAENRTNVMYVPYVSRWDYAAGMFNEAVTVNAPEKLAGVAVPKRASYIRVIMLELNRIANHLLWFGPFLADVGAQTPFFYQFREREMIYDLWEAATGYRMVNNNYFRIGGVAADLPYGWVDKCLEFCEYLLPKIDEYERLVTDNPIFRRRVEGLGTITREEAINWGLSGPMLRASGVQWDLRKVDHYECYDDFDWDVQWETAGDCFARYVVRMREMRESVKIIRQAIKGLPGGPYENLEAKRLAAGKKSEWDAFDYQFIGKKVSPTFKMPKGEIYARVESGKGELGIYLVGDDNVFPARWKIRAADFNNLQIVPHLLRGMKVADIVVILGSVDVIMGSVDR
- a CDS encoding lysophospholipid acyltransferase family protein — protein: MPRSIQSTQPPLKFIPQRLNPLILQIVRWLLPIALRFRTRPWLQAGIVKVEAKNVEVLAELYQQFQSGKIRFLLAFRHPEVEDPLCMLYLLSRIVPQIARQEGITLQSLVHSYFLYDRGMTVWAGKWLGWLFSLIGGVPVRRGKRIDRQAIQTARELFANGELPIAVAPEGGTNGHSGIVSPLEPGVAQLGFWCVEDLQKANRTETVIIVPIAIQYRYVEPPWSKLDWLLTKLEADSGLEVKEIDLGDAWVGLRREEIYYQRLCHLVEYLITEMEEFYRRFYHQDIPKTISIDEKLHPQGDGVFGHGEESPMPNAQCPKSAGGYPSPPTRGLSFPPTFDESASHNQILIARLHRLLDKSLQVSEQYFGVQAQGNFIDRCRRLEEAGWNYIYREDLPDINGLPAFKRGLADWIAQEADLRMRHMRIVESFVAVTATYIQEQPTAERFAETALLIYDMLSRIQDTTLPGRPRLGLRQAQITVGEPISVTERSQNCQGDRLAAREAVSDLTRDLQLALEKMIG
- the trhO gene encoding oxygen-dependent tRNA uridine(34) hydroxylase TrhO, which codes for MKPENIQVVAALYKFVKLPDFAEKRDPLLSYCQGQGVKGTILLAQEGINGTIAGSRQAIDSVLCFLRSDPRLADLEYKESYTENPPFERMKVRLKQEIVTLGLPEIDPNEQVGIYVSPQEWNDLISNPEVTVIDTRNDYEVNIGTFQGAENPQTESFREFPDYVLKHLDPTKHKKVALFCTGGIRCEKASSFMLAQGFSEVYHLKGGILKYLQEVPAQESLWEGECFVFDERVAVSHGLEEGNCERCFCCGRPISEEDKVSPKYEQGISCAYCFDSLTEEKRARQQEKWRHYQTQVVNKNRDVS
- the rsmH gene encoding 16S rRNA (cytosine(1402)-N(4))-methyltransferase RsmH → MKSDSQTPLDLEELAFSHISVLGREVVEGLAVRPGGHYLDVTVGGGGHSRLILEAAEDVRVTAVDQDEDALAAAKKELAEFSDRIQFIYSNFADYEFPPNTFDGILADLGVSSYHLDQAERGFSFRQAANLDMRMDRGRSLTAADVINNWDEAELADIFFKYGEERLSRRIARRIVERRPLHTTTELADAIASSVPPKYRYGRIHPATRVFQALRIVVNDELKSLETFLDKAPNALVPGGRIAIISFHSLEDRPVKHGLRNSPLLKVLTKKPIIAQEEEIGKNPRSRSAKLRIAQKLL